The Muntiacus reevesi chromosome 10, mMunRee1.1, whole genome shotgun sequence genome has a segment encoding these proteins:
- the ARID3C gene encoding AT-rich interactive domain-containing protein 3C isoform X2 encodes MEALQRQQAARLAQGVGPLAPPHPPPPAAPPGPSFPGSRTLEAPERGLGEVGAEEEEDGQDEEEEEAGAEDEAAEDSRPGTRGSSSPSSQPPGPHPHEWTYEEQFKQLYELDADPKRKEFLDDLFSFMQKRGTPVNRVPIMAKQVLDLYALFRLVTAKGGLVEVINRKVWREVTRGLSLPTTITSAAFTLRTQYMKYLYPYECETRALSSPGELQAAIDSNRREGRRQSYTAAPLFGPAGQPPRGASGPAPEPGPAPPTSGPRSAQGPASGLPAHACAHLSPSPIKKEERLDGPLSLAGTGISSINMALEINGVVYTGVLFARRQPVPASQGPTNPAPPLPTGPPSSTSP; translated from the exons ATGGAAGCCCTGCAGAGACAGCAGGCAGCCAGGCTGGCCCAGGGGGTGGGGCCACTGGCCCCTCCacacccaccaccaccagcagcaccCCCAGGGCCTTCCTTTCCTGGATCCCGGACCCTGGAGGCCCCTgagagggggttgggggaggttggagctgaggaagaagaggatggccaagatgaggaggaagaagaagctgGGGCAGAAGATGAGGCAGCCGAGGACAGCCGGCCAGGGACCCGGGGCAGCAGCTCACCTTCCAGCCAGCCCCCTGGACCTCATCCCCACGAGTGGACCTACGAGGAGCAATTCAAGCAG CTGTACGAGCTCGATGCAGACCCCAAGAGGAAAGAGTTTCTGGACGACCTGTTTAGCTTCATGCAGAAGAGGG GGACACCCGTGAACCGTGTGCCCATCATGGCGAAGCAGGTGCTGGACCTGTACGCGCTGTTCCGCCTGGTGACGGCCAAGGGCGGTCTGGTGGAAGTCATCAATCGCAAGGTGTGGCGGGAGGTCACGCGCGGCCTCAGCCTGCCCACCACCATCACGTCGGCCGCCTTCACTCTACGCACCCA GTACATGAAGTATCTGTACCCGTACGAATGCGAGACGCGGGCGCTCAGCTCCCCTGGGGAGCTCCAGGCTGCCATCGACAGCAACCGACGCGAGGGCCGTCGTCAGTCTTACACCGCAGCCCCGCTCTTCGGCCCGGCTGGGCAGCCACCTAGGGGCGCTTCTGGCCCCGCCCCTGAGCCCGGGCCCGCCCCGCCCACGTCCGGCCCACGCTCTGCTCAAGGCCCCGCCTCCGGCCTGCCGGCCCACGCCTGCGCGCACCTAAGCCCGAGCCCCATTAAGAAAG AAGAGCGGCTGGATGGGCCTCTCAGTCTGGCAGGCACTGGTATCAGCAGTATCAACATGGCCCTAGAGATCAACGGGGTGGTCTACACTG
- the ARID3C gene encoding AT-rich interactive domain-containing protein 3C isoform X1: MEALQRQQAARLAQGVGPLAPPHPPPPAAPPGPSFPGSRTLEAPERGLGEVGAEEEEDGQDEEEEEAGAEDEAAEDSRPGTRGSSSPSSQPPGPHPHEWTYEEQFKQLYELDADPKRKEFLDDLFSFMQKRGTPVNRVPIMAKQVLDLYALFRLVTAKGGLVEVINRKVWREVTRGLSLPTTITSAAFTLRTQYMKYLYPYECETRALSSPGELQAAIDSNRREGRRQSYTAAPLFGPAGQPPRGASGPAPEPGPAPPTSGPRSAQGPASGLPAHACAHLSPSPIKKEESRIPTPRLALPVGLAFGPAREKVAPEEPPEKRAVLMGPMNLPRHGAPPSFLPRGKVPLREERLDGPLSLAGTGISSINMALEINGVVYTGVLFARRQPVPASQGPTNPAPPLPTGPPSSTSP; encoded by the exons ATGGAAGCCCTGCAGAGACAGCAGGCAGCCAGGCTGGCCCAGGGGGTGGGGCCACTGGCCCCTCCacacccaccaccaccagcagcaccCCCAGGGCCTTCCTTTCCTGGATCCCGGACCCTGGAGGCCCCTgagagggggttgggggaggttggagctgaggaagaagaggatggccaagatgaggaggaagaagaagctgGGGCAGAAGATGAGGCAGCCGAGGACAGCCGGCCAGGGACCCGGGGCAGCAGCTCACCTTCCAGCCAGCCCCCTGGACCTCATCCCCACGAGTGGACCTACGAGGAGCAATTCAAGCAG CTGTACGAGCTCGATGCAGACCCCAAGAGGAAAGAGTTTCTGGACGACCTGTTTAGCTTCATGCAGAAGAGGG GGACACCCGTGAACCGTGTGCCCATCATGGCGAAGCAGGTGCTGGACCTGTACGCGCTGTTCCGCCTGGTGACGGCCAAGGGCGGTCTGGTGGAAGTCATCAATCGCAAGGTGTGGCGGGAGGTCACGCGCGGCCTCAGCCTGCCCACCACCATCACGTCGGCCGCCTTCACTCTACGCACCCA GTACATGAAGTATCTGTACCCGTACGAATGCGAGACGCGGGCGCTCAGCTCCCCTGGGGAGCTCCAGGCTGCCATCGACAGCAACCGACGCGAGGGCCGTCGTCAGTCTTACACCGCAGCCCCGCTCTTCGGCCCGGCTGGGCAGCCACCTAGGGGCGCTTCTGGCCCCGCCCCTGAGCCCGGGCCCGCCCCGCCCACGTCCGGCCCACGCTCTGCTCAAGGCCCCGCCTCCGGCCTGCCGGCCCACGCCTGCGCGCACCTAAGCCCGAGCCCCATTAAGAAAG aggagAGCAGAATTCCCACCCCTCGGCTGGCACTGCCTGTGGGCCTGGCCTTTGGACCTGCACGTGAGAAGGTGGCACCAGAGGAACCCCCAGAGAAGAGGGCTGTGCTGATGGGGCCCATGAACCTACCTCGACATGGCGCACCCCCCAGTTTCCTGCCCCGTGGCAAGGTTCCACTTAGGG AAGAGCGGCTGGATGGGCCTCTCAGTCTGGCAGGCACTGGTATCAGCAGTATCAACATGGCCCTAGAGATCAACGGGGTGGTCTACACTG